In a genomic window of Gossypium arboreum isolate Shixiya-1 chromosome 9, ASM2569848v2, whole genome shotgun sequence:
- the LOC108455437 gene encoding methionine gamma-lyase-like: protein MAETRSCEFGISGKKRAAAADSFEGDDEIFVAKKSMLPTLAVAPAAWENDPAASLASLRHVFGEHGGVNMSIEASATFTVMEPETMRRMFTGELGPDRDFFIYSRHFNPTVLNLSRQMAALEGTEAAYCTASGMAAISSVMLQLCSSGGHVVASGTVYGGTHALLTHFLPRTCNITTTFVDITDHEAVKNAIVERRTKVLFFESISNPTLTVADIPELSKLAHHKGTMVVVDNTFSPMVLSPARLGADVVVHSMSKFISGGADVIAGAVCGPESLLNSMMDLHQGSLMLLGPTMNAKVAFELSERIPHLGLRMKEHCLRAMEYATRMKKMGLRVVYPGLEDHPQHHLLKSMANKGYGFGGLLCVDMESEEKANRLMHHLQNSSQFGLIAVSLGYYETLMSCSGSSTSSELNSEEKALAGISPGLVRMSIGYTGTLEQKWSQFERAISKDDGFHIVKQKLSFLRLQ, encoded by the exons ATGGCAGAAACCCGTAGCTGTGAATTTGGAATTTCCGGAAAGAAGAGAGCCGCAGCGGCTGATAGCTTTGAAGGGGATGATGAGATATTCGTGGCCAAGAAATCTATGTTGCCAACACTGGCAGTGGCACCAGCAGCATGGGAAAATGATCCTGCTGCCTCCTTAGCCAGCCTGCGCCATGTATTTGGTGAGCATGGTGGCGTTAACATGTCCATTGAAGCTTCCGCCACCTTCACCGTCATGGAACCTGAGACAATGCGCCGCATGTTCACTGGTGAACTGGGCCCCGATCGTGATTTCTTCATTTATAGTCGTCACTTCAACCCCACCGTCTTAAATCTCAGTCGTCAGATGGCAGCCCTAGAAGGAACCGAAGCTGCCTATTGCACTGCTAGTG GTATGGCTGCTATATCATCAGTAATGTTGCAACTCTGCAGCAGCGGCGGACATGTGGTGGCGTCGGGAACCGTCTACGGAGGAACCCATGCACTTTTAACCCATTTCTTGCCCAGAACCTGTAACATCACGACCACGTTTGTGGACATAACCGATCACGAAGCCGTGAAAAACGCCATCGTTGAAAGAAGGACCAAGGTGTTGTTCTTCGAGTCAATTTCCAACCCAACACTCACCGTAGCCGACATTCCGGAGCTAAGCAAGCTAGCACATCACAAAGGAACCATGGTGGTTGTAGACAACACTTTCTCTCCCATGGTTCTTTCCCCTGCTCGGCTTGGTGCTGATGTGGTCGTTCACAGTATGTCCAAGTTCATAAGCGGTGGGGCCGATGTTATCGCAG GTGCTGTTTGTGGTCCTGAAAGCCTGTTGAACTCCATGATGGACCTTCACCAAGGTTCTTTGATGCTTCTAGGGCCGACCATGAACGCCAAGGTTGCCTTTGAACTCTCTGAAAGGATACCTCATTTGGGCCTGAGAATGAAGGAGCACTGCCTCAGAGCCATGGAATATGCTACTAGAATGAAGAAAATGGGTCTAAGGGTCGTGTACCCAGGCCTTGAGGATCACCCTCAACACCACCTATTAAAGTCCATGGCCAACAAGGGCTATGGGTTCGGCGGTCTTCTTTGTGTCGACATGGAATCGGAAGAGAAAGCTAACAGGCTGATGCACCACTTGCAGAACAGCTCTCAATTTGGATTAATAGCAGTTAGCTTGGGTTATTACGAGACTCTCATGTCTTGCTCCGGTAGCAGTACCAGCAGTGAATTGAACTCAGAAGAGAAGGCCCTCGCCGGTATCTCGCCGGGGCTGGTGAGGATGTCGATTGGATATACTGGGACATTGGAGCAGAAGTGGAGCCAATTCGAAAGGGCAATCTCAAAGGACGATGGATTCCATATTGTGAAACAAAAATTAAGTTTCTTACGTCTTCAATAA